In Sebaldella termitidis ATCC 33386, one DNA window encodes the following:
- a CDS encoding class II fructose-bisphosphate aldolase, which produces MLVNTKEIFQIARKKGFAIPAPNFYNSDSIKTYIEIAAKNNFPVIASFAEVHTELMSIEEAAEMGKFYADKYDIPVVLHLDHGMTYSVIVKAIKNGFSSVMIDASSKSFDENVRLTKEIVKVAHAVNVSVEAEIGHVGAGQNYENHEQTESQYTKTEEAVKFVEMTNIDSLAVSVGTAHGSYIGTPEINFERLKEIYENISIPLVLHGGSSTGDENLRKCVGFGIAKINLFTDIVNAGMKAGQEGKAADLLSLNKDISGGMGNCLEHYFKVFKTERV; this is translated from the coding sequence ATGTTAGTTAATACAAAAGAAATATTTCAGATTGCCAGAAAAAAAGGCTTTGCAATACCTGCTCCGAATTTCTATAATTCAGACTCTATAAAAACATATATAGAAATCGCGGCCAAAAATAACTTTCCTGTTATAGCAAGCTTTGCAGAGGTTCATACAGAGCTGATGAGCATAGAGGAAGCAGCAGAAATGGGGAAATTTTATGCTGACAAATATGATATTCCTGTAGTACTTCATTTAGATCATGGAATGACTTATTCTGTTATTGTGAAAGCAATAAAGAATGGTTTTAGTTCGGTAATGATTGATGCATCTTCAAAATCATTTGATGAGAATGTAAGACTCACAAAAGAAATCGTGAAAGTAGCACATGCAGTGAATGTTTCTGTAGAAGCTGAAATAGGTCATGTCGGAGCCGGGCAAAATTATGAAAATCATGAACAGACTGAATCTCAATATACTAAAACAGAAGAGGCAGTAAAATTTGTAGAAATGACAAATATAGATTCATTGGCAGTGTCAGTGGGAACTGCGCACGGATCATACATCGGAACTCCTGAAATTAATTTTGAAAGATTAAAGGAAATCTATGAAAATATATCAATACCTTTAGTTTTACACGGCGGTTCATCAACGGGGGACGAAAATCTCAGAAAATGTGTTGGATTTGGAATTGCAAAAATTAATTTGTTTACCGATATTGTAAATGCTGGAATGAAAGCAGGGCAGGAAGGAAAAGCGGCTGATCTTCTTTCTTTGAATAAAGATATTTCAGGTGGTATGGGAAATTGTCTTGAACATTATTTTAAAGTTTTTAAAACAGAAAGGGTGTAA
- a CDS encoding PTS sugar transporter subunit IIA, translating to MINISDLFTEDFILLDVDINSKDELFKAAAEHLYSKNIVNDKELFIKALYDRESIGETGVGDGFAIPHAKSEAVNKPAVLYIKSNRKIEYESLDDLPIDNFFMLVVPENSGNEHINLLSSVACLLLEDEFKAKLENVKSKLEIIDLVNKYI from the coding sequence ATGATAAATATCAGTGATCTTTTTACCGAAGATTTTATCCTTCTTGATGTGGATATTAATTCAAAGGATGAATTATTTAAAGCTGCTGCCGAGCATCTATACAGTAAAAATATCGTAAATGATAAGGAATTGTTTATAAAAGCACTGTATGACAGGGAAAGCATCGGGGAAACAGGTGTCGGCGACGGATTTGCCATACCTCATGCAAAATCTGAAGCTGTTAATAAGCCGGCTGTTTTATATATAAAAAGTAATAGAAAAATAGAATATGAATCTCTAGATGACTTACCCATAGATAATTTCTTTATGCTGGTTGTTCCGGAAAATTCTGGGAATGAGCATATAAATCTTTTAAGCTCTGTAGCATGTCTGCTTTTGGAGGATGAATTTAAAGCTAAGCTGGAAAATGTCAAAAGTAAATTGGAAATTATAGATTTAGTGAATAAATATATATAG
- a CDS encoding PTS fructose transporter subunit IIC — MKKIVAVTACTTGIAHTYMAAKSLSKAAADMDVEIYVEKQGAAGVEDELTSEQIKEADVVIFAIEKGIDESRFAGKKIYKTKPGKAIKEGKKTIEEALEGKGIYIGESLNGSSAVKTGNTASKKKTGFSGAYTHMLAGISYMIPIVVTGGILIALSFAFGITAFEKEGSLPWALFQMGGGSAFALMFPVLAAFIAYDIADKPGFGPGIIGGYLAYTSGSGFVGAIIAGYLAGYLARYINKNLKVPEFLQGLKPIVIIPVVTTLVVGLVILYVVKVPIIYLQDMVSAFLNSLADNNTGAIVLGLAFGCLYFDLGGPVSKMVYSFAIAAYTTGIYTPMGAAMVCGMVPPIGMAIATFLKPKLFSEDEREAGKTALILGFSFITEGAIPFLISKPKASIIANAAGSSVGSIVAFLLKLEIKAPHGGMFLAVIPNAVSSVLGLLVAVLAGSLVTALIMVVILKFEDRKKLVIE, encoded by the coding sequence ATGAAAAAGATAGTAGCTGTTACTGCATGTACAACGGGGATAGCGCATACATACATGGCAGCCAAAAGTCTTAGCAAGGCTGCAGCAGATATGGATGTGGAAATATATGTAGAAAAACAAGGAGCCGCAGGAGTGGAAGATGAGCTTACATCTGAACAGATTAAGGAAGCTGATGTAGTCATATTTGCCATTGAAAAAGGAATAGACGAATCCAGATTTGCAGGGAAAAAAATCTATAAAACTAAACCGGGAAAGGCGATAAAAGAAGGAAAAAAGACAATTGAGGAAGCCTTGGAAGGAAAAGGTATTTATATAGGAGAGTCATTAAACGGAAGTTCAGCAGTAAAAACTGGAAATACTGCCTCGAAAAAGAAAACAGGATTTTCTGGGGCATATACACATATGCTTGCCGGTATATCATACATGATTCCGATTGTTGTTACCGGAGGGATCTTAATAGCATTATCATTTGCATTTGGAATCACTGCATTTGAAAAAGAAGGTTCTCTTCCGTGGGCTTTATTCCAAATGGGTGGCGGAAGTGCATTTGCTCTGATGTTCCCTGTGCTTGCAGCTTTTATTGCTTATGATATAGCAGATAAGCCCGGCTTCGGACCTGGTATAATCGGAGGGTATCTTGCCTATACCAGCGGTTCGGGGTTTGTCGGAGCAATAATAGCCGGATATCTTGCCGGGTATCTTGCAAGGTATATAAATAAAAATCTGAAAGTTCCGGAATTTTTACAAGGATTAAAGCCTATAGTAATTATTCCCGTGGTGACTACTCTGGTAGTAGGTCTGGTTATACTTTACGTAGTCAAGGTTCCTATAATTTATTTACAGGATATGGTATCGGCATTTTTGAATTCATTGGCTGATAATAATACCGGAGCTATTGTGCTAGGACTGGCATTCGGATGCTTATACTTTGATCTGGGGGGACCTGTTTCAAAAATGGTTTATTCATTTGCAATAGCTGCATATACGACAGGAATATATACACCTATGGGAGCAGCAATGGTTTGCGGAATGGTTCCGCCTATAGGAATGGCAATAGCGACATTTTTAAAGCCGAAGTTATTTTCTGAAGATGAACGTGAGGCAGGAAAAACTGCATTGATTTTAGGATTCAGTTTTATTACTGAAGGAGCAATACCGTTTCTTATTTCCAAGCCAAAGGCAAGTATTATAGCAAATGCAGCTGGAAGCTCTGTGGGATCAATAGTAGCGTTTCTTTTGAAGCTGGAAATAAAGGCTCCGCATGGAGGAATGTTTCTGGCAGTTATTCCTAATGCGGTAAGCAGCGTACTTGGCTTATTAGTTGCTGTTTTGGCAGGAAGTCTGGTTACTGCACTTATTATGGTTGTGATTTTGAAATTTGAAGATAGAAAAAAACTTGTTATCGAATAA